In a genomic window of Ipomoea triloba cultivar NCNSP0323 chromosome 3, ASM357664v1:
- the LOC116012990 gene encoding uncharacterized protein LOC116012990 codes for MRKLTKSAVIGTKRKHPSNEKGSIRNSTGTLPLTDLTNVQSTSGIASQRCQYTPTNFMSGGQLTSTHVTRVQSTGGISSKVFQDTPSNLRSVGHLTSSFVTKVQSMPSKSSQVLAETPTNFSSAIHFTSSVSKKVQSTGGISSKVFQNTPSNFRSVGHLTSSVVTKVQSMPPISSQVLADTPTNLRATINLTSSVNTKVQASRGRSSKSFQVNTTNCHAIGQLLSQNHTTETRNATNRMRSNVTIHPARNLEEEFSATLQDTSKVMDENGVVVIYNDIGDPNNICDHCHAIFWYGERIDKEVRHGIPKYSTCCFHGKIKLPRLGVPPTRIYNLFFGQGDKRMEFLKNIRMYNNMFSFTSLGAKVDTSINIGNAPPIFRINGQNFHLMGGLLSQDGSSPKFAQLYIHDTENEVENRINAFRGDQPTTETHLQIVQDIKQDLDDHNVLVKCFRWAQNHIKSNPQSEFKMRLIGKRNGDARTYNLPTVSEVAALIVGDLDPALGHRDIIVETKAGYLKRINELNPAYLPLQYPLLFPFGEDGYREDIQFNLDRLRTTGGRNKVSQREFFAYRIHERFGELSTLLHAKRLFQQFLVDAYTMVESSRLLYIRNNQRALRCEAYKGLSDALTRGEVDTVNQGKRIIFYHQVSQVGLGI; via the exons GTTCAATACGTAATAGCACGGGTACATTGCCATTAACAGACTTGACTAATG TGCAATCAACTTCTGGAATTGCTTCTCAACGTTGCCAATACACACCAACAAACTTCATGAGTGGTGGCCAATTGACGTCAACTCACGTTACTAGAG TGCAATCAACGGGTGGAATATCATCTAAAGTATTTCAAGACACACCATCAAACTTGAGGAGTGTTGGGCACTTAACTTCCTCTTTCGTTACTAAag TGCAATCAATGCCGTCAAAATCATCTCAAGTATTGGCCGAGACACCAACAAACTTTAGTAGTGCTATTCACTTCACGTCCAGTGTCTCTAAAAAAG TGCAATCCACCGGTGGAATATCATCTAAAGTATTTCAAAACACCCCATCAAACTTTAGGAGTGTTGGGCACTTGACGTCCTCTGTCGTTACTAAAG tGCAATCAATGCCTCCAATATCATCTCAAGTATTGGCGGACACACCAACAAACTTGAGGGCTACTATTAACTTGACCTCCAGTGTAAACACTAAAG TGCAAGCATCTCGGGGAAGATCATCTAAATCATTTCAGGTGAACACAACAAACTGTCATGCAATAGGGCAATTGCTTTCACAAAACCACACTACAG AGACGAGAAATGCAACAAACAGGATGAGGTCAAATGTAACAATCCACCCGGCTCGCAATTTAGAAGAGGAATTTTCAGCTACATTGCAAGATACAAGCAAAGTAATGGACGAGAATGGTGTTGTTG TGATCTACAATGATATTGGCGACCCCAACAATATTTGTGATCATTGCCATGCAATTTTCTGGTATGGAGAACGTATTGATAAGGAGGTTAGGCACGGTATTCCTAAGTATTCTACATGCTGTTTTCATGGCAAGATCAAGCTTCCGAGATTGGGGGTACCGCCAACAAGAATATACAACTTATTTTTTGGCCAGGGAGATAAACGTATGGAATTTTTGAAAAACATTAGGATGTATAATAACATGTTCTCTTTTACATCCTTGGGAGCAAAAGTAGATACATCTATAAATATTGGGAATGCCCCACCAATATTTAGAATTAATGGTCAAAACTTCCATTTAATGGGAGGGTTGCTTTCGCAAGACGGTAGTAGCCCAAAATTTGCTCAGTTGTACATACATGACACGGAGAATGAGGTGGAGAATCGCATCAACGCATTTAG GGGCGATCAACCGACTACGGAAACCCATCTTCAAATAGTGCAGGACATAAAACAAGATTTGGATGATCACAATGTCTTGGTCAAATGTTTCCGTTGGGCTCAAAATCATATTAAATCCAATCCACAATCAGAGTTCAAGATGAGATTGATTGGTAAGCGTAATGGTGATGCGAGAACTTACAACTTGCCCACTGTATCGGAAGTCGCTGCACTTATAGTGGGTGATCTTGATCCTGCGCTTGGTCATAGGGATATTATTGTAGAGACAAAAGCTGGGTATCTTAAGCGGATAAACGAGTTGAACCCTGCGTACTTACCATTACAGTATCCGCTGTTGTTCCCTTTCGGGGAAGACGGATATAGGGAGGACATTCAATTCAATTTGGATAGGCTCAGAACGACCGGGGGCAGAAATAAGGTTTCACAAAGAGAATTCTTTGCGTATAGGATACATGAGCGTTTCGGTGAACTCTCTACGTTATTACATGCAAAGAGACTTTTCCAGCAGTTCCTGGTTGACGCATACACAATGGTTGAATCAAGCCGGCTACTATATATCCGAAATAACCAAAGAGCGCTACGCTGCGAGGCATACAAGGGTCTTTCAGATGCTTTGACGCGAGGGGAGGTTGATACTGTCAATCAAGGAAAAAGAATCATCTTTTACCATCAAGTTTCACAGGTGGGGCTAGGTATATGA
- the LOC116012991 gene encoding uncharacterized protein LOC116012991 has product MAICRAKGYPNLFITFTCNPKWPEIQRYMLRLNLKPEDRPDILCRVFKLKLDELVKEIRAGKLFGKVVAVVYTIEFQKRGLPHAHILIFLERRPQGFTADMIDDFISAEIPDPIMDNAYFNAVEEFMIHGPCGRARPKSPCMANNKCSKHFPKKYADVSTLDDDGYPIYRRRSNGRVVDKNGIKLDCRYVVPHNRYLLLKYKAHINVEWCNQSRSIKYLFKYVNKGNDRVTAEFYKSTADDKPSEHVDEITMFYDCRYVSACEAAWRLLSFEVQYRHPPVERLSFHLPDCQSVVFQDDDRIENVLSRPTVYQSMFTAWFDANKKFQSARELAYIDMPTKFVWKKDIREWHPRKRGFSIGRIFYVPPGSGEIYYLRCLLNVVRGPTNFDDIKSYQGVVYPSFMDACYARGLLDDDREYIDAIKEASLWSTATAMRKLFVVMLTSNLVVRPENVWSQVWHHLAEDVLFNRRRLFSNDNLNLSDDEKKNLALIEIERLLQKYNKSLKDYPHMPIPILEESWNHNNRLLCDKLGYDRDALLIESRKLESQLTDEQSLASEGKVVLNVASSGIASLLLPGGRTAHSRFAIPIAVTEDSTCNISPGSHLAQLLITAKLIIWDEAPMMHKHCFECLDRTLRDIMRVQDCNSGSKTFGGKTMVLGGDFRQILPVVPKGSRQDIVSATINSSYLWASCQVLRLTKNLRLNKDQRGDNIEDIKQFSQWLAQIGDGILGGPNDGCAKVKIPQEMLLPSTGDNIATIVDNIFPMFKEGGCHQEYMESRAILAPTLDIVNSVNEYMTNLHVAESRTYLSCDTVCKADSNHGILSDMHTPEFLNGLKASGIPNHALTLKVGSPVMLLRNIDHAMGLCIGTRLIITRLSEHVVEAKIVAGHNAGQIVLIPRMSMTPTNTRLPFNFQRRQFPLVLAYAMTINKSQGQTLKHVGLLLKKPVFVHGQLYVAASRVSHPKGFRILISNDDAESNNCTTNVVYHEVFNNL; this is encoded by the exons ATGGCGATTTGTCGTGCAAAAGGTTATCCTAACCTATTTATAACATTCACATGTAACCCCAAGTGGCCAGAGATCCAAAGGTACATGCTAAGATTAAACCTCAAACCAGAAGATAGACCTGACATCCTGTGCAGGGTCTTCAAGTTAAAGCTCGATGAATTGGTGAAGGAAATTCGTGCTGGAAAGCTTTTTGGAAAAGTTGTTGCAG TTGTATACACCATAGAATTTCAAAAGAGAGGGCTACCACACGCTcacattcttatttttcttgaaaGACGTCCTCAAGGCTTTACAGCAGATATGATTGACGATTTTATTTCAGCCGAGATACCGGACCCAATAATGGACAATGCATATTTTAATGCGGTTGAGGAGTTTATGATTCACGGGCCATGTGGTAGAGCAAGGCCTAAATCTCCTTGCATGGCAAACAACAAGTGTTCTAAACACTTTCCTAAGAAATATGCAGATGTTTCAACGTTAGATGATGATGGATATCCAATCTACAGGCGTCGTTCAAATGGTCGAGTAGTGGATAAGAATGGTATAAAGTTAGATTGTAGATATGTGGTCCCACATAATAGATACCTTCTTCTCAAATACAAAGCCCACATTAACGTGGAATGGTGTAACCAATCTAGATCGATCAAGTATCTGTTCAAGTACGTTAACAAAGGCAATGACAGGGTAACCGCAGAATTCTACAAGAGCACCGCAGATGACAAACCGAGTGAGCATGTTGACGAAATTACTATGTTCTATGATTGTAGATACGTGTCTGCTTGCGAAGCTGCATGGAGATTGTTGAGCTTTGAGGTCCAGTACCGGCACCCACCTGTGGAGAGGTTGAGCTTCCACTTGCCTGATTGTCAATCGGTGGTATTCCAAGACGATGACAGGATTGAGAATGTCTTAAGTAGACCAACTGTGTACCAGAGTATGTTCACCGCCTGGTTTGATGCGAACAAGAAATTTCAATCGGCAAGGGAGTTAGCTTATATTGACATGCCAACAAAATTTGTATGGAAGAAGGATATTAGAGAATGGCATCCAAGGAAGAGGGGTTTCTCTATTGGAAGAATATTTTACGTACCGCCAGGCAGTGGagagatttattatttgagatGTCTGTTAAATGTAGTTCGTGGTCCAACTAATTTTGATGACATCAAGTCCTATCAAGGTGTAGTATATCCATCATTTATGGATGCATGCTATGCAAGAGGCCTTCTAGACGATGACAGAGAATACATAGATGCAATCAAGGAAGCAAGTCTTTGGTCTACTGCTACAGCAATGAGAAAATTGTTTGTAGTCATGTTAACATCGAACTTGGTTGTCAGGCCCGAAAACGTATGGTCGCAAGTATGGCATCACTTGGCAGAGGACGTACTATTTAATCGGCGGAGGTTGTTCTCCAATGATA ATCTAAATTTGTCTGATGATGAGAAGAAGAATCTAGCATTAATTGAGATTGAGCGATTGTTACAAAAGTACAACAAGTCCTTGAAAGATTACCCTCATATGCCAATTCCAATTCTTGAAGAATCTTGGAACCACAACAATCGTTTGTTGTGTGATAAGCTAGGATACGATCGGGATGCTCTACTTATCGAGAGCCGCAAGTTAGAAAGCCAATTAACTGATGAGCAATCTTTGGC GTCAGAAGGAAAAGTGGTCCTTAATGTTGCATCTAGCGGTATTGCTTCGCTCCTATTGCCAGGCGGTCGGACAGCTCACTCAAGGTTTGCTATACCTATTGCCGTAACAGAAGACTCTACATGCAACATATCTCCAGGTAGCCATCTTGCACAACTCTTGATAACTGCAAAGCttataatatgggatgaagctccaatgatgcacaaacattgcTTCGAATGTCTGGATAGAACTCTGAGAGATATTATGAGGGTACAAGATTGCAACAGTGGTAGTAAGACATTTGGTGGTAAAACGATGGTTTTAGGAGGTGATTTTAGGCAAATACTACCCGTTGTTCCTAAAGGATCAAGGCAAGATATTGTTTCTGCAACAATTAACTCTTCGTATTTGTGGGCATCATGTCAAGTATTGAGGTTAACAAAGAATCTTCGCCTAAATAAAGATCAACGAGGTGATAATATTGAGGATATTAAACAGTTTTCCCAGTGGTTGGCACAAATCGGCGATGGTATATTGGGAGGCCCCAATGACGGTTGTGCCAAGGTAAAAATTCCTCAAGAAATGTTGTTGCCATCGACGGGGGACAACATAGCAACTATTGTGGATAATATTTTTCCAATGTTCAAAGAAGGGGGTTGTCACCAGGAGTACATGGAGAGTCGTGCAATATTAGCGCCAACGTTAGACATTGTGAATTCAGTGAATGAATATATGACAAATCTACATGTTGCTGAAAGCCGTACATACTTAAGTTGCGACACGGTGTGTAAGGCTGATTCAAATCATGGCATCCTATCAGACATGCACACTCCAGAATTCCTTAATGGGTTAAAAGCATCTGGCATTCCTAATCATGCTTTAACTCTGAAAGTGGGATCTCCAgtaatgttgttgagaaatattgaTCACGCAATGGGACTTTGCATTGGCACAAGGCTTATTATAACTAGATTATCAGAGCATGTGGTCGAGGCCAAAATTGTCGCTGGTCATAATGCTGGCCAGATTGTTTTGATACCAAGGATGTCAATGACCCCAACAAATACAAGGCTTCCATTCAATTTTCAGAGAAGACAATTTCCGTTAGTGTTGGCATATGCCATGACCATTAACAAGAGCCAGGGTCAAACATTAAAGCATGTTGGGTTACTCTTAAAGAAACCTGTTTTTGTTCATGGGCAATTATATGTAGCTGCTTCACGTGTTAGTCACCCAAAAGGGTTTAGAATCTTAATATCAAATGATGATGCAGAGAGTAACAATTGTACTACGAATGTTGTGTACCATGAGGTCTTCAATAATTTGTAA
- the LOC116012041 gene encoding uncharacterized protein LOC116012041, with product MDPCPFVRLIIESMAVKLPSATKPAGPGVHPSTTPCYAKLKLKNFPSQIAILPLCPAAAKDSSPPDSCASAAAFHLDPPTLKRLSGKPVALKVSVFTGRMGRSCGVTCGKLLGEVHVSVDLTGAESRPVVFQNGWTKLGGEPVLHLVVRSEPDPRFVFQFEGEPECSPVVFQIQGNIRQPVFSCKFSAERNNRTRSLPSDFTLKNRGWMRTFSGETCREKPGRDRKGWMIIIYDLSGSSVAAASMITPFVPSPGSDRVSRSNPGAWLILRPNGSSVSSWKPWGRLEAWRERGPVDGLGYKFELVSDTGLNNGAPIAEGTMNVKKGGIFCIDNAQRKQSAIRGFVMSSSVEGEGKNGCPWVQVGVKHVTCMPDAALFVAVSAAIDLSMDACKLFSQKLRKELCHDYSFS from the exons atggatcCATGCCCATTTGTACGTTTAATCATCGAGTCAATGGCGGTTAAGCTCCCCTCCGCCACTAAACCGGCCGGTCCAGGAGTTCACCCCTCCACCACTCCCTGCTACGCCAAGCTGAAGCTCAAGAATTTCCCTTCCCAGATCGCCATTCTCCCGCTCTGCCCCGCAGCCGCGAAGGACTCGTCTCCGCCGGACTCCTGCGCCTCCGCCGCCGCGTTCCACCTCGACCCGCCCACCCTCAAGCGCCTCTCCGGCAAGCCGGTGGCCTTAAAAGTGTCCGTTTTCACGGGGCGGATGGGGCGGAGCTGTGGGGTCACGTGCGGGAAGCTGCTCGGGGAAGTGCACGTGAGCGTTGATCTGACTGGGGCGGAGTCGAGGCCCGTGGTGTTCCAGAACGGGTGGACCAAGCTCGGCGGCGAACCGGTGCTGCATTTGGTCGTCCGGTCCGAACCGGACCCCCGGTTCGTTTTTCAGTTCGAGGGTGAGCCGGAGTGCAGCCCCGTGGTTTTCCAGATCCAGGGGAATATCCGGCAGCCGGTTTTTAGCTGCAAATTCAGCGCCGAGAGAAACAACCGTACACG ATCTCTGCCGTCGGATTTTACCTTAAAGAACAGAGGGTGGATGAGGACATTTTCCGGCGAAACCTGCAGGGAAAAACCTGGGAGGGATCGAAAGGGGTGGATGATAATAATCTACGATCTCTCAGGCTCATCTGTCGCCGCCGCTTCAATGATAACTCCGTTCGTTCCATCCCCGGGATCCGACCGCGTTTCCCGATCCAACCCCGGCGCGTGGCTGATCCTCCGGCCCAACGGCAGCTCCGTGAGCAGCTGGAAGCCGTGGGGGCGGCTTGAAGCGTGGCGCGAGCGAGGGCCCGTGGACGGGCTCGGCTACAAATTCGAGCTGGTTTCGGACACGGGCTTGAACAACGGGGCGCCCATTGCAGAGGGCACCATGAATGTGAAGAAAGGCGGGATTTTCTGCATAGACAATGCTCAGAGGAAACAGTCGGCGATTAGGGGATTTGTGATGAGTTCGAGCGTTGAAGGTGAAGGGAAAAATGGGTGCCCGTGGGTTCAGGTTGGGGTGAAACACGTGACGTGCATGCCCGACGCGGCTCTGTTTGTTGCGGTTTCGGCCGCCATTGATCTTAGCATGGATGCTTGCAAGCTTTTCTCCCAGAAACTCAGGAAGGAGCTTTGCCATGACTACTCTTTctcttaa
- the LOC116013882 gene encoding profilin-like has translation MSWQTYVDEHLMCDIEGNKLTAAAILGHDGSLWAQSANFPKYKPEEITAILKDFDEPGSLAPTGMFLGGQKYMVIQGEPGAVVRGKKGPGGICIKKTTQCLLFGIYDEPMTPGQCNMVVERLGDYLVDQGY, from the exons ATGTCGTGGCAAACCTACGTCGACGAGCACCTCATGTGCGACATCGAAGGCAACAAACTAACCGCCGCCGCCATCCTCGGCCACGACGGCAGCCTCTGGGCCCAGAGCGCCAACTTCCCTAAG tACAAACCAGAGGAAATCACTGCCATCCTGAAGGATTTTGATGAACCCGGTTCACTCGCTCCCACCGGCATGTTCCTTGGTGGCCAAAAATACATGGTCATTCAAGGCGAGCCCGGGGCCGTTGTTCGAGGCAAAAAG GGACCCGGTGGCATTTGCATCAAGAAGACTACTCAATGCCTACTGTTTGGAATATATGACGAGCCAATGACTCCTGGGCAGTGCAACATGGTTGTGGAGAGGCTCGGAGATTACTTGGTTGATCAGGGCTATTAA
- the LOC116014086 gene encoding arginine--tRNA ligase, chloroplastic/mitochondrial-like isoform X2 → MTAVGSVKEQLAKLFEESLRATFPDESDVQPMMAICNNPKFGDYQCNNAMSLWAKIKGKGTQFKGPQPVGQAIMNNLPQSDVIEKCSIAGPGFVNVVLSREWIAQSIQKMLLDGIETWAPKLPVKKTVVDFSSPNIAKEMHVGHLRSTIIGDTLARMLEFSNVDVLRRNHVGDWGTQFGMLIEYLFEKFPNWEAASPQAIGDLEAFYKASKQRFDSDPDFKERAQKAVVSLQGGEEKYRKAWSQICEISRKEFEKVYHRLGVHLEERGESFYNPFIPKTIELLNEKGLVEESEGARVIFIEGKKIPLIVVKRDGGYNYASTDLTAIWYRLNEEKAEWMIYVTDVGQREHFEMVFAAAKLAGWFPSDENAYPKASHVGFGLVLGEDGKRFRTRSTEVVKLIDLLDEAKSRCKTALIERGKAAEWTEEELEQTAEAVGYGAVKYADLKNNRLTNYTFNFDQMLSDKGNTAVYLLYAHARICSIIRKSGKDIEELKKTGTLDLAHQDERTLGLHLLQFPEVVEEACTNLLPNLLCEYLYNLSEDFTGFYTNCQVVGSAQETSRLLLCEATAVVMRKCFHLLGITPVYKI, encoded by the exons ATGACAGCT GTGGGGAGTGTCAAAGAGCAATTAGcaaaattatttgaagaatCTCTTAGAGCAACGTTTCCTGATGAATCGGATGTACAACCAATGATGGCTATTTGCAACAATCCCAAATTTGGAGACTATCAATG TAACAATGCCATGAGCTTATGGGCTAAAATTAAAGGGAAGGGTACTCAATTCAAGGGTCCTCAACCTGTTGGACAG GCTATTATGAACAATCTTCCTCAATCAGACGTAATAGAAAAATGTAGTATTGCTGGACCTGGGTTTGTCAATGTAGTATTGTCGAGGGAATGGATTGCTCAG AGCATCCAAAAGATGCTATTAGATGGTATTGAAACATGGGCTCCAAAGCTTCCGGTCAAAAAGACAGTGGTTGACTTTTCATCACCAAACATAGCGAAGGAGATGCATGTTGGTCATTTAAGATCTACTATCATTGGAGACACCCTTGCACGTATGCTTGAGTTTTCTAATGTTGATGTTCTTCGAAGAAATCATGTTGGAGATTGGGGCACACAG TTTGGTATGCTAATTGAAtacctttttgaaaaatttccaAACTGGGAAGCCGCTAGTCCTCAAGCTATTGGAGATTTAGAG GCATTTTATAAGGCTTCAAAACAAAGATTTGATAGTGATCCTGATTTCAAGGAGAGGGCACAAAAGGCTGTAGTCAGTCTTCAG GGTGGGGAGGAGAAGTACAGAAAAGCATGGTCACAGATTTGTGAAATTAGTcgaaaagaatttgaaaaggTTTATCACCGACTTGGAGTACACTTGGAAGAAAGG GGAGAAAGCTTTTACAATCCTTTTATTCCAAAGACTATAGAGCTTTTAAATGAAAAGGGATTGGTTGAAGAAAGTGAAGGTGCTCGTGTCATCTTCATTGAAGGGAAAAAAATTCCACTCATTGTTGTAAAGAGGGATGGTGGTTACAACTATGCTTCAACTGATCTTACTGCTATATG GTATCGCCTTAATGAAGAAAAAGCAGAGTGGATGATTTATGTCACGGATGTTGGCCAGCGTGAACACTTTGAAATGGTTTTTGCT GCTGCAAAACTTGCAGGTTGGTTTCCATCTGATGAGAATGCATATCCAAAAGCTAGCCATGTGGGGTTTGGTCTGGTTTTAGGAGAAGATGGGAAACGGTTCCGAACTCGAAGTACTGAAGTTGTCAAGTTGATTGATTTACTTGATGAGGCCAAGAGCCGGTGTAAAACTGCTCTTATTGAAAGAG GCAAAGCGGCAGAGTGGACTGAAGAGGAGCTTGAGCAAACTGCTGAAGCTGTTGGATATGGTGCTGTTAA ATATGCTGACCTGAAAAACAATCGATTGACCAATTACACCTTCAATTTTGATCAGATGCTTAGTGACAAG GGTAATACTGCTGTATATCTACTGTATGCACATGCACGAATCTGTTCAATCATCAGGAAATCAGGAAAAGACATAGAAGAGCTAAAAAAG ACTGGGACACTAGATTTAGCTCATCAAGATGAACGAACGTTGGGACTCCATTTACTCCAATTTCCTGAG GTTGTTGAAGAAGCTTGTACGAATCTTCTACCGAATTTATTGTGCGAGTATCTCTATAACTTATCTGAGGACTTCACAGGATTCTACACAAACTGTCAG GTGGTTGGCTCGGCCCAGGAAACAAGTAGGCTCTTGCTTTGTGAAGCAACCGCAGTTGTGATGAGAAAGTGCTTCCACTTATTGGGTATCACCCCAGTTTATAAAATCTGA
- the LOC116014086 gene encoding arginine--tRNA ligase, cytoplasmic-like isoform X1 → MSSFALKLQPSPSLSSPKLISFFNLSPHLSASRTLRSTSSRFRCVGKVTAKPISTMTAVGSVKEQLAKLFEESLRATFPDESDVQPMMAICNNPKFGDYQCNNAMSLWAKIKGKGTQFKGPQPVGQAIMNNLPQSDVIEKCSIAGPGFVNVVLSREWIAQSIQKMLLDGIETWAPKLPVKKTVVDFSSPNIAKEMHVGHLRSTIIGDTLARMLEFSNVDVLRRNHVGDWGTQFGMLIEYLFEKFPNWEAASPQAIGDLEAFYKASKQRFDSDPDFKERAQKAVVSLQGGEEKYRKAWSQICEISRKEFEKVYHRLGVHLEERGESFYNPFIPKTIELLNEKGLVEESEGARVIFIEGKKIPLIVVKRDGGYNYASTDLTAIWYRLNEEKAEWMIYVTDVGQREHFEMVFAAAKLAGWFPSDENAYPKASHVGFGLVLGEDGKRFRTRSTEVVKLIDLLDEAKSRCKTALIERGKAAEWTEEELEQTAEAVGYGAVKYADLKNNRLTNYTFNFDQMLSDKGNTAVYLLYAHARICSIIRKSGKDIEELKKTGTLDLAHQDERTLGLHLLQFPEVVEEACTNLLPNLLCEYLYNLSEDFTGFYTNCQVVGSAQETSRLLLCEATAVVMRKCFHLLGITPVYKI, encoded by the exons ATGAGCAGCTTCGCACTCAAACTTCAGCCTTCGCCTTCTCTTTCATCTCCAAAGCTCATTTCTTTCTTCAATTTATCTCCGCATCTATCTGCTTCCC GTACACTCAGATCAACATCTAGTAGATTTCGTTGTGTGGGGAAAGTAACTGCAAAGCCGATTTCAACCATGACAGCT GTGGGGAGTGTCAAAGAGCAATTAGcaaaattatttgaagaatCTCTTAGAGCAACGTTTCCTGATGAATCGGATGTACAACCAATGATGGCTATTTGCAACAATCCCAAATTTGGAGACTATCAATG TAACAATGCCATGAGCTTATGGGCTAAAATTAAAGGGAAGGGTACTCAATTCAAGGGTCCTCAACCTGTTGGACAG GCTATTATGAACAATCTTCCTCAATCAGACGTAATAGAAAAATGTAGTATTGCTGGACCTGGGTTTGTCAATGTAGTATTGTCGAGGGAATGGATTGCTCAG AGCATCCAAAAGATGCTATTAGATGGTATTGAAACATGGGCTCCAAAGCTTCCGGTCAAAAAGACAGTGGTTGACTTTTCATCACCAAACATAGCGAAGGAGATGCATGTTGGTCATTTAAGATCTACTATCATTGGAGACACCCTTGCACGTATGCTTGAGTTTTCTAATGTTGATGTTCTTCGAAGAAATCATGTTGGAGATTGGGGCACACAG TTTGGTATGCTAATTGAAtacctttttgaaaaatttccaAACTGGGAAGCCGCTAGTCCTCAAGCTATTGGAGATTTAGAG GCATTTTATAAGGCTTCAAAACAAAGATTTGATAGTGATCCTGATTTCAAGGAGAGGGCACAAAAGGCTGTAGTCAGTCTTCAG GGTGGGGAGGAGAAGTACAGAAAAGCATGGTCACAGATTTGTGAAATTAGTcgaaaagaatttgaaaaggTTTATCACCGACTTGGAGTACACTTGGAAGAAAGG GGAGAAAGCTTTTACAATCCTTTTATTCCAAAGACTATAGAGCTTTTAAATGAAAAGGGATTGGTTGAAGAAAGTGAAGGTGCTCGTGTCATCTTCATTGAAGGGAAAAAAATTCCACTCATTGTTGTAAAGAGGGATGGTGGTTACAACTATGCTTCAACTGATCTTACTGCTATATG GTATCGCCTTAATGAAGAAAAAGCAGAGTGGATGATTTATGTCACGGATGTTGGCCAGCGTGAACACTTTGAAATGGTTTTTGCT GCTGCAAAACTTGCAGGTTGGTTTCCATCTGATGAGAATGCATATCCAAAAGCTAGCCATGTGGGGTTTGGTCTGGTTTTAGGAGAAGATGGGAAACGGTTCCGAACTCGAAGTACTGAAGTTGTCAAGTTGATTGATTTACTTGATGAGGCCAAGAGCCGGTGTAAAACTGCTCTTATTGAAAGAG GCAAAGCGGCAGAGTGGACTGAAGAGGAGCTTGAGCAAACTGCTGAAGCTGTTGGATATGGTGCTGTTAA ATATGCTGACCTGAAAAACAATCGATTGACCAATTACACCTTCAATTTTGATCAGATGCTTAGTGACAAG GGTAATACTGCTGTATATCTACTGTATGCACATGCACGAATCTGTTCAATCATCAGGAAATCAGGAAAAGACATAGAAGAGCTAAAAAAG ACTGGGACACTAGATTTAGCTCATCAAGATGAACGAACGTTGGGACTCCATTTACTCCAATTTCCTGAG GTTGTTGAAGAAGCTTGTACGAATCTTCTACCGAATTTATTGTGCGAGTATCTCTATAACTTATCTGAGGACTTCACAGGATTCTACACAAACTGTCAG GTGGTTGGCTCGGCCCAGGAAACAAGTAGGCTCTTGCTTTGTGAAGCAACCGCAGTTGTGATGAGAAAGTGCTTCCACTTATTGGGTATCACCCCAGTTTATAAAATCTGA